TCCTCGCGGTGATCGACTAATTTTTAACCCCAATATCTAACTAGAATTTAAATACTATGGCAGCCAAGCAACTTTTGTTTGATGAAGCAGCCCGTCAGTCTTTGCTGAAGGGTGTTTCGAAGCTCGCTCGCGCCGTGAGCGCGACGCTCGGACCGAAGGGCCGTAATGTGGTCCTCGACAAGAAATACGGTTCTCCGACGATCACCAAAGACGGCGTGACCGTCGCGAAGGAGATCGAACTGGAAGACGCCTACGAGAACATGGGCGCCCAGATGGTCCGTGAAGTGGCCAGCAAGACCAGCGACGCCGCTGGTGACGGCACGACGACGGCGACCGTTCTGGCCGAAGCGATCTATCGCGAAGGTCTGAAGAACGTGACGGCCGGTGCCTCCCCGATCAGCCTGCAACGCGGCATCCAGAAGGCCGTGGACGCAGCGATCGAGCAACTCGCCAAGATCGCCAAGAAGGTCAAGGACAAGGAAGAGATCAAGCAAGTCGCGACCGTTTCCGCCAACTGGGATACCACGATCGGCGAGATCATCGCTGACGCGATGGACAAGGTGGGCAAGGACGGCACGATCACGGTCGAAGAGGCGAAGTCCATCGAGACGACCCTCGACGTCGTGGAAGGTATGCAGTTCGACAAGGGCTACCTTTCTCCGTACTTCGTGACGAACGCGGAGTCCATGGAGTGCAAGCTCGATGACGCTTACATCCTGAATTACGAGAAGAAGATCAGCAGCCTGAAGGACCTCCTCCCGATCCTCGAGAAGACGGCCAAGACGGGCAAGCCCCTCCTGATCATCTGCGAAGAAGTCGAAGGCGAAGCCCTCGCGACGCTCGTGGTGAACAAGCTGCGTGGCACGTTGAACATCTGCGCTGTGAAGGCTCCTGGCTTCGGCGACCGCCGCAAGGCCATGCTGGAAGACATCGCCATCCTCACGGGCGG
This genomic window from Verrucomicrobiia bacterium contains:
- the groL gene encoding chaperonin GroEL (60 kDa chaperone family; promotes refolding of misfolded polypeptides especially under stressful conditions; forms two stacked rings of heptamers to form a barrel-shaped 14mer; ends can be capped by GroES; misfolded proteins enter the barrel where they are refolded when GroES binds); translation: MAAKQLLFDEAARQSLLKGVSKLARAVSATLGPKGRNVVLDKKYGSPTITKDGVTVAKEIELEDAYENMGAQMVREVASKTSDAAGDGTTTATVLAEAIYREGLKNVTAGASPISLQRGIQKAVDAAIEQLAKIAKKVKDKEEIKQVATVSANWDTTIGEIIADAMDKVGKDGTITVEEAKSIETTLDVVEGMQFDKGYLSPYFVTNAESMECKLDDAYILNYEKKISSLKDLLPILEKTAKTGKPLLIICEEVEGEALATLVVNKLRGTLNICAVKAPGFGDRRKAMLEDIAILTGGKCITEDLGIKLESLELTDLGRAKSIVVDKENTTIVEGSGKNSEIQGRVNQIRRQIEETTSDYDREKLQERLAKLAGGVAVINVGAATETEMKEKKARVEDALHATRAAVEEGIVPGGGVALLRCLPAIEALKLQGDEQIGVDIVKRAVEAPLRALSLNAGVEGSIVVQEVKKRKGADGYNVATGEYVDLLKAGVVDPKKVTRTALQNASSIAALLLTTECLITEIPEDKKPAPAGGGDHHGMGGGMDY